The DNA segment CCTACGACCAGGTCGTCAAGCAGCTGCGCGCGGAAGGCCCGCTGACGGCCACGCAGTTGGGCGGTGCGAAGAGGACCAGCGAATGGTGGGACTGGTCCGGCACCAAGGTCGCCGTGGAACGCGCGCTGATGTACGGGGAGGTGGTGTGCGTCGAGCGCCGCGGCTGGAAGCGGGTGTACGACCTGGCCGAGCGCGCCATCCCCGAGCCTCTGCTGCACGACGAACTGGACGACACCGAGTGCCTGCGCCGCCTGGTCCGGCTGGCCGGAGAGGCCCTGGGGGTGGGCACGCGCGCGGACATCGCCGACTACCACCGCCTCAAGGGCGAGCAGGTGGACGCGGTGATCGCCGACTCGGGTCTGGTGCCCGTCGAGGTCGAGGGCTGGTCCAAGCCGGCCTGGGCGGACCCGGTCGCCCTCGCGACCCCGCCGCGCGGCCGGCACCGCACCACGCTGCTCTCCCCGTTCGACTCGCTGATCTGGGACCGGGCCCGCACGGAACGGATCTTCGGCTTCACCCACCGCCTCGAGGCCTATGTCCCCAAGCCGAAGCGGGTGTACGGCTATTTCGCGATGCCGGTGCTGGCGGGCGGCCACCTGGTCGGCCGCGTCGACCCGGCCCGCGAGGGCCACACCCTGGTCGCCAAGCAGGTCACCCTGGACGGCGCGAAGGCCGTCCCGGCGGTCGCCCAGGCGCTGGTCGAGGCGGCGGCCTGGGTGAACTGCACGGACGTCCGCGTGGAACGCGTGGACGCTCCCGAACTCCGCGAACCCCTCGTCCTGGAGCTCACCCGCGCCGTCGCCCAGGACCTGGGCCGGGCGTCGACCTGATCAGGGCAGCACCCTGATCCGGGCGTCGCCCTGGTCCGGGCGTCAGCGGATTTCGAGGATCTTCTCCCGCATCGCGTAGACCACCGCTTCCATCCTGGAGTGCAGCTGAAGCTTCTCCAGGATGTTGCGGACGTGGTTCTTCACGGTGTTCTCGGAGATGAACAACTCCTTGGCGATGTCCCGGTTGTTCATCCCCGTGGCGACGAGCTTGAGGACCTCCAGTTCACGGTCGGTCAGCCGCGGCGCGGGCACCAGCCGACGCTCGTCGGTGCGCTGGATCATCGACTTGAACTCGGTGAGGAGCTTGGAGGCCATGGACGGGCTGATCTGCGACTGGCCGTCGGCCACCGCGCGGATGGCGGTGGCCACCTCGTCGGTGGAGATCTCCTTCAGCAGATAGCCGGTCGCGCCCGCCTTGATCGCCTCGTAGAGGTCGGCCTCCTCGTCGCTGATCGTCAGCATGATGATCTTCGCGCTGGGGGCGACCTCCTTGATGGAGGTGCAGGCCTCGATACCGCCGCGCTTGGGCATCCGCACATCCATCAGCACGATGTCGGGCAGCAGATCGGCGGCCTTGTCGACCGCCTCGGCGCCGTCGCCCGCCTCGCCGACGACCTGGATGTCCTCCTCGGCCGCGAGCACGATCTCCAGGCCGCGCCGGAAGAGGGCGTGGTCGTCCACGACCAGGACTCTGATCGGCTCGTCGCGTGACGACTCCGCCTCCGCGCCCGTGCCGTTGACACCGTCGTCGGCGTTCGCGTCACGCATCGGTCCGAAGGTGTCCGCCATCGTTCCTCCCCCTGAAGGCTGTGGCCTGTGGTCCTGTGCCATCGCCAACCCAAGGCAGCGGCCTACCGGTTGGGCCGGTCCGGTCATGATTTCATGCCCGGACGGCACCGCGACGACCTGCGGGGCGCGAAGTGGTCGCACATCGGTGCCCCTGGGGGCGCGCACGCGCTCCAGGGGCACCGGCTCCGCTTCGGCCGGGCAGCTCAGCCGCCCAGCATCCCGCCTGCCGCGGGCTGCCGTACCTCAGCGACCATCGGGTCGGTGCTGAGGTGGATGACGCCGTAGTCGTAGGCGTGCCGCCGGTAGACGACGCTCGGTTCCTTGGTCTCGGCATCAACGAACAGGTAGAAGTCGTGGCCGACCAGTTCCATCTCGTAGAGGGCCTGGTCAAGGCTCATGGCGGATGCGACGTGGGTCTTCTCGCGGACGATCAGCGGGCCCTCCCCCTGGACCTCCAGCGAGCCGATCTTCTTGGTCGGCACACCGTCCGGCTCCGTCTCCTGGACGGGAACGCCGTTGGGCCTGAGCGTCGCCACGCCGGGGACGACGTCGGGGACCTCTGCCGCCGGGATCCGCCGTGAGCCACGGCGCACGACGCGCTTGTCGTGCTGCTTGCGCAGCCGGGCGTCCAGCTTCTCCGCGGCCATGTCGAGTGCCGCGTACGGGTCGCCGGCCGCCGCCTCCGCCCGGATCACCGGACCGCGGGAGCGGAGCGTGATCTCCACCCGGTCGCAGCGGCCGGCCTGTCGGGGGTTGGGCTCCTTGGACACCTCGACGTCGAGGCTGATCACCTTGCCATCGAGCTTCTGGATCTTCTCCAGGTTCAGCTTCTCGGCCACGTGCTTGCGGAACCGCTCGGGCACCTCGGTCTTGCGGCCCTTGACGACGATGTCCACGCAGAACTCCGTTCCCGGATAGCCCCGCTCCATCGGCGGAGCATCTCCCTTTCGCACCAGGCCCCGGGGAGACCCGGAACCTCGGACTCGGCGACTTCCACCTCCTCCTCCCCCATGGGCAAGATCCCACCGCGCCGACGGGGTGATTGCGGAAAACCCGCAGCGCAGCATTCGGGTATGGGAGGTGTGGCCTGGGCCTTTCCTCACAACCGAACATATCTCGCCCGGACGGATGTCGTCACCCTCTACTCTCGCGTACCTCCGTTCAGGTGAATTAACGCCCTCGCTACCTGCAACGATGCAAGTTCGCCCTCAGTTCCTGTTTATTTCGAAGGAATCCCGTGGGGCGGCGATCACAGCCGCATGGAGCGCCTCTCCGGCGACTTGCGGCACCGCCTTTCCCGGTGCACCATGCACCCACTTCCTCCTTTCCGATCGTGGCCCTGTCCACTGTTCCCCCCTACCTTCCCGAGTTACGGCTTCATACACGGCGGTTCTTCTCCGATCTCTCTCCGCGTACCGCGAACCGGCCGCGTCCCGCAGGGCCCGCGCCGCCTCCGAGAGACTGGCGCCCGTGGTGATCAGGTCGTCCACGAGCACGATCCGGCCCCGGTCGAGCAGCCGCGCCCCGCCCGCCACCACCTCCAGCGCGCCGGCGAGGTTCTCCAGCCGCTGCCGCGCCCCGAGACCGGCCTGGTCGGCCACGGCCCGCCGCTGCCGCAGCACCGCGACCACCCGGGCCGGCGTCCCCGCACGCCGCAACCGTCCGGCCGCCGCGAGCGCCATCCGCCGTACCGGGTCGTGCCCGCGCGCCCGCACGGCCCACCGCGCGGAGGGCACGGGGACGAGCAGCACAGGCCCTGTCCCGGTCCCGAGCGCCTCGGCCACCGCTTCCCGGCGGCCTCGGTCCTCTGCCGCGAGCCCCGCCCGCACAGCCCCCGCCAGGGCCGTGCCCAGGGCTCCGGTGAGCGCCAGCGCGCCACGCTCCTTGTGCGCGAGGAGGACCGCCCGTACCTCCTTCGCGTACGGCGCCGCCGCGTGCACCACCGGCAGCCCGGACGGCTCCGGCACCGGTCGCACCCGGCGTGGCACGGCACCGCTCAGAGCTGCCCGGCAGCGCGTGCAGAGCACCGTACGACCGGCCCCGCAGCCTCCGCACTCGGCCGGCAGCACCAGGTCGGTGAGGTCCTGCCACCACCCCCGCATGGACACCACTGTGCCCCGCTCCGGGACGACCGGCCACCCCTGTGGACAGCGGCCTGTGGAAGACCGGGGAGAACGCCGTACGGCCGCCACTCACACGAGTGACGGCCGTACGGAATCGCTGTCCTGAGACGGGAATCGCTGTCCTGAGACGCTACTCAGCCCGGATAGACCGGTGCAGTGCCGTCCTTGTCCACCTTCTGCCACTGCGCGCCCGAAGGCAGTTGCACGATCCCGTCGTCGTCCGAGTAGGCCACGAGCGGTACCCGTTCGTCCTCGGAGGCGGCGATCGCCTTCACGCCCGAGAGGGCGGCGGGCGCCAGTCCGTCGAGCGTGGAGCCGTCGACCTGGACGTACCGCATCTGGTGCACACCCCCCTGCTCCCGGCCGACCACGACCAGCCTGCTGTCGCCGGCCCAGGACATCGCGTTGACCAGCTCCATGTCGGGCGCGGCCGGACGCGGACGGACCACCGCGGGCGCGTCACCCGTCCTGTCGTCACGCTCGATACGGCCGATGAGCAGCGACTGCTTGCCGTCCTTCTCCACGACCAGCGCGACCCGCACCCCGTCGGCGGCCACCCGCACGTCCCGGATGCGTCCGGGCAGGTCGGGAAGGGTGACCTCCACCGGCTTGCCGGCGCCCTGCTCCACGACGTACAGCCGTTGATGGCGGGGGTCGCGGTCGGCCACCCACAGGTCGCCACGGGCGTCCCAGCTCGGCTTGGTCAGCCTGTCCTCGGCCGGGTTCAGACCCTGGCTGGTGACGACGGGATCCCCGAACCCGGCCCCCGCGTCCAGCGAGGTCACGTACATCGACTTGCCGTCGAGAGCGACGCCGGCCACCGTGCGCTCGTCGCGGGAGACGGCCACCGACTGCAGCTGCCGGGTCCCCTCACCGAGCGCGCCCGGCACCGCGGCGCTGCCGGTCGCGGCGGATCCGGTCGACCGCCGGACCAGCCGGTGCTTGCCGTCGAGGAAGTACAGGTAGTCGGGACTCTCCGCGGAGGCGCGCCAGGCGACGGACTCGGCGCGCGCCTCCGTCTGCTCGCACAGCCGGCGACCGCCGGGCCCCCGCAGCGCGACCGACTCCAGCGTCGGCGTCAGGTTCCGCAGCGTGAACATCAGCTGGGTGGCCATCTCCTCGCATCTGGCCGGCGCGACCCGGGAGGCCTTGCCGTTCAACGGCACCGTGAGCCGGTTCTCGTCGTCCGGGGTCAGCCCCGACACGCCGTGCTGCAGCGCCGTACCGGTCGGGAAGCTGGACCTGACGACCGGCTCCAGCCAACTGGTGGGCCCCTTCAGCAGCGAGCGCACCATCTGGGTCAGGGGGTCGACCTTGCTGCGCACGAACACCGGGTCGGCGACCGCCACCGACTGCCCGGTCGCGCCGACCCGGGTGTGGGTGGAGAAGTAGTACTTGTCGACGGACGTGTAGTTGCGCTGGAAGTCGGACTTGCCCATGACGACGCCCTCGGGCGGCGCGTCGATGCGCCACTGCCTGCTCTTCGCGTCCTTCGTGAGGTGCACCTTGAAGCGGTAGGAGCCGCTGTCGGGCTCGTACGCCTGCCGCTCGTCCACCGCGGCCACCCGGTTGCCCGCCAGGACGTAGGTGCGGCTGTCGCCCAGTTCCCGGCCGTCCTGCGCGAGATCGGGGGGGCTGCTCGGCCCGTCGGCGAGGACGGTGGTGGAGTCCTCGGGATGCCAGGCGCGCGCGGCATCGGGGGTGAGGTACTTGCGGGCGGTGTCGTACTGCGGATCGTCGCTGGTCAGCGCTTCGAGGAAGCCCTGCAGGATCTCGTCGGAGGAGGCGTCCTCGGCCGGGGGCATGGCGAACACCCGCACCCCGGTGTCCTGCCGTGGCGTGGACTCGACGTTGCGCAGGTCCCCGCTGTCCGGCATCGAGGCGCACCCGGCCAGCAGGACGGCCCCACAGGCGGCGAGCGCCACCGCGCGACCCGGTCTGTGCCGGGCGCCCCCTTCGCGGTCAGCGCCCACGAAATGCCTCCCCTGGCTCGGTCGAGTTCTCCTGGCCGGCCGGTTCCGGACGGCCCGCGTGCGGGTCGGACACCGGGCCCGCCGGCTTGTCGTCGGCGCGGCGGCCGCCACCGGCGGGCCGGGGCACCACGCGCGCGCCGCCGGTGCCGGGCAGGGCTGCCGGGTCCGCGGTGGGGGTGACGGCGTCCCTGCGCGGCGGCAGCACCGGCACGTTCCCGCCTCCCGGCTGCATCGGAACGGTCGCCCGCTTCTCCTCGCCCCCGCGGGGCAGGCCCGCGTCGCCGAGTCCGCGGTTGCGTCGCGAGTCCTTGGGCTCCAGCGGTATCGGTGAGCCGCGCAGCGGCTCGTCCGCGGTCCGCGGCAGCGTCAGCCGGAACTGCGAGCCGCCGCCCGGCTCACCCCAGGCCTGCAGCCAGCCGCCGTGCAGCCGGGCGTCCTCCAGGGCGATCGACAGACCGAGCCCCGTCCCGCCGGTGGTACGCGCGCGTGCCGGGTCGGCCCGCCAGAAGCGGCTGAAGACACGGCCGGCCTCGCCGGGCTTGAGCCCGACGCCGTAGTCGCGCACGGCGATGGCCACCGCGCCCCCGGCGGCGGCGAGTTTGACGACGACGTCCTTGCCGTCGCCGTGCTCCACGGCGTTGACGACGAGGTTGCGCAGGACGCGCTCCACGCGCCGGGCGTCGGCCTCGGCGACGACGGGCTGCTGGTCGCCGATGACACGTATGTGGCTGCCCTTGCGCTCGGCGAGCGGCTCGGCACCGCCGACCACGCGCCGCACGACCTCCCGGAGGTCGATCGGTTCGGCCTCCAGTGCCGCCGCGCCCGCGTCGAAGCGGCTGATCTCCAGCAGGTCCGCGAGCAGCGACTCGAACCGGTCCAGCTGGTCGGCGAGCAGCTCGGCGGAGCGCGCGGTCACCGGATCGAAGTCCTCACGGGCCTCGTGGATGACGTCGGCGGCCATCCGGACGGTCGTCAGCGGGGTGCGCAGCTCGTGCGAGACGTCGGAGACGAACCGCCGCTGCATCCGCGACAGGTCCTCCAGCTGCTGGATCTTCATCTGGAGGTTCTGCGCCATCTTGTTGAAGGCCTCGCCCAGGCGCGCGATGTCGTCCTCGCCGGTGACCTTCATCCGCTCCTGCAGCCGGCCCGCGGACAGCCGCTCGGCGATCCCGGCCGCCATCCGCACCGGCGTGACGACCTGCCGCACCACCAGCCAGGCGATGGCCCCGAGCAGGACGACGACGAAGAGGCCGGCGGTCGCGAGCGTGCCCTTGACCAGGCTGAGCGACTTCTCCTCCTGCGTGAGCGGGAAGAGGTAGTACAGCTCGTAGGGGTGGCCGTTGGGGTCGTTGAGCTGCTTGCCGATGACCAGCGCGGGCTGGGATTCCTTGTCGTTGTTGTAGGCGATCCGGCTGTAGCTCTGCGCGGCGGTCGTACTGTTGTTGACCCGGTCGCGCAGGCCGCCGGGCACGCTGTCGGTCGGGCTGACGTACCCGGAACCGCGCGGGCTGCGCCCGCCGCCGGTGTCGTTGCCGACGGGCAGCGTCACCACGTCGAAGGCGCCCGCGCCACCGCTGGAGAGCGAGTCCACGAGGTCGCTCATCCACTGGATGACGTTCTGCGACTGCTGTCCGTCGGTGGCGGTGCCGTCGCCCGTGGCGGTGCCGGCAGCGGTGCCGTCGCCCGTGGTGGCCTCGTCGGCCTTCTGCCTGGCCACCGCGAACCCGCCGGTGGCCTGGCTCTGCGACGCCCTCACCTTCGCGTCCAGCAGGCCGTTGCGCACCTGCCCGATCACGACGAAGCCCAGCAGCAGCACGACGCCCAGCGACATCAGCAGGGTCGTGGCCACGACCCTGAGCTGGATGTTGCGCCGCCACAGCCGCATGAGGGGCAGCAGCGGGCGACGCACCCAGCGCATGAGCAGGCGGACGACCGGGCTGCCCTGGACCCCGCCCTGCAGCAGGCCACCCGCGAAGAGGCGTCCCCAGCGCGAACCTGCCGCCTCACGGCCGACAGGCCGCCCCGGAAGGTCCCCGGAGCGGCCGGGAGCCGAAGCGGCGCTGTCCTCGGACATGTCAGCTCGGTCCGGCCTTGTAACCGACACCACGGACGGTCACCACGATCTCCGGACGCTCCGGGTCCTTCTCGACCTTGGAGCGCAGCCGCTGGACGTGCACGTTCACCAGGCGAGTGTCGGCGGCGTGACGGTAGCCCCACACCTGCTCGAGGAGCACCTCGCGCGTGAACACCTGCCACGGCTTGCGGGCGAGCGCGACCAGCAGGTCGAACTCCAGCGGGGTCAGCGCGATCGACTGCCCGTCCCGCTTCACCGAGTGCCCGGCGACGTCGATCACCAGGTCGCCGATGGTGAGCTGCTCCGGTGCCGGCTCCTCGGACCTCCTGAGCCGGGCCCGGATCCGCGCCACCAGCTCCTTGGGCTTGAACGGCTTCACGATGTAGTCGTCGGCGCCCGACTCCAGGCCCACGACCACGTCGACGGTGTCGCTCTTGGCCGTGAGCATCACGATCGGCACCCCGGACTCCGCCCTGATCAGGCGGCACACCTCGATCCCGTCCCGGCCGGGCAGCATCAGATCGAGCAGCACCAGGTCGGGCTTGCTCTCACGGAAAGCGGCCAGCGCCTTGTCCCCGTCGGCTACGAAAGACGGCTCAAAACCTTCACCACGCAGCACAATGCCGAGCATCTCGGCCAGTGCGGTGTCGTCGTCGACGACAAGGACTCGTCCCTTCATAAACGACATCATCCCATTCTCATAACGGCGCCAGAGCTGCTGGTGAGCGAGGTCACTGGCCTGTGACGATAGTCGTACGGCGCCGTCACTGTCTGCCCGCGTCCCCCCGGCACCGCCGGACGCCGCCGGACGCCGACGAACACCGACGTCCGACGGGCCGATGTCGCCGCCGGACGCCACGGCCCCTTCGTCCACGGATCACCGTGGAATCAGGGGCCGCCGCCGTCGGTCGGCGCGACATCATCCCATCAGCCCAACGCCTCCCGGCCCGACTTGTCACACAGCTCCGCGAGCGCCTCCACCGTCACAGGGGAGACGACCCCCTCCTCCGTGACGATCGCCGTCACCAGCTCGGGCGGCGTCACGTCGAACGCCGGGTTGTACGCCTGGGTCCCCAGCGGTGCCACCGGGATCCCGCCGCCCGCCCCCGTCACCGGCGCCTGCGGCACCATGACCTCGGTCACCTCGTAGCCGGGGCGCTGCTCGACCTCGATGGACGCGCCGTCCGGCGTCCGCGGGTCCACCGTCGTCACCGGAGCCACCACGATGAACGGCACATGGTGGTACCGCGCGAGCACCGCGAGCGGATAGCTCCCCACCTTGTTCGCCACCGAGCCGTCGGCGGCGATCCGGTCCGCGCCGATGAGCACCGCGTCCACCTCGCCCGCCGCGAACAGCGAACCGGCCGCGTTGTCGGTGAGCAAGGTGTACGTCATACCGCTGCGGGCCGCCTCGTACGCCGTCAGGCGAGCGCCCTGCAGCAGCGGACGCGTCTCGTCCACCCACAGCCGTCGCAGCTGCCCGGCCCGGTGCGCGGCGAGAGCCACCGCGAACGCGGTCCCCTCCCCGCCGGACACCAGCGATCCGCTGTTGCAGTGGGTCAGGATCCGGTGCGCCCCGCCCGGCAGCAGCTCGCCCAGGAGCGCCAGCCCGTGCGCGGCCATCCGCGCGCTGGCCTCGGCGTCCTCCTGGTGCAGCGTGCGTGCCGCGGCCAGCGCGGCCGCGGCCGCCGCCGTGGTGTCGCCGCTCCTGGCGAGGGCGTCGCGGTAGGCGGCCTCGGCCCGGCGTACTCCGACGGAGAGGTTCACCGCGGTCGGCCGGGCGGCTTCGAGCGCCCGCGCGGCCTCGTCCACGTCGAAACCCCGCGCGGCGGCGAGCGCGACGCCGTACGCGCCGGCGATGCCCAGCACCGGCGCCCCGCGTACGGCGAGCGAGCGGATCGCCTCCACCAGCGCCGATGCGTCCGTACACACCAGCTCGACCTCTTCGGCCGGGAGCCTTGTCTGGTCGAGAAGGACCAGGACGGGACCTTCGGGTGGTTCCTCCCATCGCAGAACGGGTATCGCGGTCGGCTTCTTGTCGTCGCCCGTCGGCGGGTGCTGATCAGCCATGCGGTCAGTCTGCCCCGTACACGCCGGACAATTGATGGAGCACAGCGTTTACCGCGGTCGGTCACGCGGTGACCGGCCCATGGCACGATGGCTGCCAACCTGCCGCCGCGAACGCGGAAGGGCACCATGAAGGAGCTTCGATGACTGACACTCCGGGCTGGGCCTCGCCCGGATCCACCCCGTCGTCCGAGGGGCGGGAGCCCGCCGACCGTCCTGACCCCGTCGAGCCCGCCGAGCCCGCCGCACAGCCAGAGAAACAACCGCAGGAGCCGGGCTCGAAGTGGTCCGACGCGCAGCCGCCGGCCGGTCAGTGGTCCGCGCCCACGGCGGGCGCCGACTCCGGCCCGACCCCGCCGCCCGCCGGCCCGGGCTGGGGCGGAAAGGCGCCGGGTGGCCCCACCGCCGGTCCCGGTGGACACGGTGGCGGCTGGGGCGGCCCCGGCGGTCACGGCAACCCCGGTGGGTACGGGGCCTGGGGCGGCGGCTGGGGCGGTCCCCCGCCCGCGGCCAAGCCCGGCGTGATCCCGCTGCGTCCGCTCGGCGTCGGGGAGATCCTCGACGGCGCCGTCTCCACCATGCGCACCTACTGGCGTACGGTGCTCGGCATATCGCTGACGGTCGCGGCCATCACCCAGCTGTGCGTGCTCCTGCTGCGCGGCCTGGTCATGAACGAGGCCCTCGCGCCCGACAGCACGCTCAACGACCCGAGCGCCACCCCGGCCGATGTGTTCCGCGCCGCGGGGGAGGCCATGGTCAGCGGGCTCGTCGTCGTGCTGATCTCCGTGGTCGGCACCATCATCGCGACCGCCCTGCTCACGACCGTGACCAGCCGGGCCGTCCTCGGCAAGCCGGTCAGCGCCGGCGAGGCCTGGCGCGAGTCCCGCTCCCAGATCCCGAAGCTGTTCGGTCTGCTGCTCCTGCTCGGCCTCATCGGGGCGGGTGTCCTCCTCGTAGGCGCGGTGCCCGGCATCATCGCCCTCCTCCTCGGCGGCGGCGAAGCCGTGACCATCCCCCTGTTCGCCGTCGGCGTCCTGGGCGCCATCGCCGTCATGCTGTGGCTGTCGGTGCGCTTCTCCCTGGCCTCGCCGGCGCTGATGCTGGAACGGCAGGGCGTCGTGAAGTCGATGAGGCGCTCCGCCAAGCTGGTGCACGGCTCCTGGTGGCGTGTCCTCGGCATCCAGCTGCTCGCCGGACTCATCGCCAACATCGTTTCCTCGATCGTCGTGATCCCCTTCACGTTCATCGCGGTCGCGGTCAGCGGCGACGGCATGACCGACCTCTTCGGCACCGCGCCCCAGCACGTCAGCTGGGCATTCCTGATCATCAGCGGCATCGGCGCGGTGATCGGCACCATGGTCACGCTCCCGATCACCGCGGGCGTCACGGTGCTCCTCTACATCGACCAGCGCATCCGTCGCGAGGCCCTCGACCTCGAACTGGCCCGCGCCGCCGGTGTGCAGGACTACGGCACCGCCGCCGCCCCCGGCCCGCTCCCGGGGAGCTGATGCGGTGAGCCTGACGGGGGGAATGCTCACGGCGGTGCCGGCTCTGCCCGGCGCCGCCGCCTCGGCCGTACGACTCCTGTCGCGCGTGGCGCACGCGCCCCGGCCGGAACCGGACGGCTCCGGCCAGCCGCCGGTGACCATCCCACGCGAGGCCGCACGTGAGGCCGCGCGCCGCGAGCTGGCCAAGCGGATGTACCACGAGAACGACCCCAGCCTGCTCCAGCGGGCCCTGAACGCGTTCTGGCACTGGCTCGGCCGGGTACTCGGCACGGCCGCCTCGGCGACTCCGGGCGGCACGATCGGCCTCCTCGTCGTGATCCTCTTCGTCATCGCCGTCCTGGCCGCCCTGTGGTGGCGCCTGGGCACTCCGCACCGCCCGGCCACGTCCGCCGCGGCCCTGTTCGAGGACCGCCCGCGCACCGCCGCCGACCACCGCGCGGCTGCCGAGGCACACGCCGCGCAGGGCCACTGGAGCCAGGCGGTCCAAGAACGCATGCGGGCCATCGTCCGCTCCCTGGAGGAGCGGACCCTGCTCGACAACCGGCCCGGCCGCACCGCCGACGAGGCGGCCGCCGAAGCCGGCCGCTCCCTCCCCGTACACGCCGACCGGCTGCGCTCCGCCGCCCGGGAGTTCGACGACGTCACATACGGCGGCCGCGGTGCGAGCGAACAGTCGTACCGGCGCATCGCCGAACTGGACCGCGACCTGGAACGCACGCGCCCGACCCTCGCGAACAGCGCCACCAGCACGGCCCACAACACCGCCCAGGGGGCCGCCGAATGACCGCCGGGGCCACATCGCCGGCCACCTCGACCGCGCCCACCACCCGCCAGGTGTGGACCCGCACCCGAGGGATCGTCCTCGCCGTCGTGCTCCTCCTGGTCACCGCCGTCGCGATCGCCGTCGTCCGCTCCCAGACCCGGCACGGCGAACTCGACCCGCGCTCCGCCGACCCGAACGGCAGCCGCGCGGTCGCCGAACTCCTCGCCGACCGGGGGGTCTCCACGCGCGTGGTCACCTCGCTCGCCGCCGCACGCTCCGCCGCCGGACCGGACACCACCCTCCTCGTCGCCGTACCCGACCTGCTGACCCACCGCCAACAGGACCGGCTGCACTCCGCGACGGCCTCCTCCGGTGGTCGCACGGTCCTCGTGGCCGCCGGCAGCCGGTCCGTGGAGCGACTGGCGCCCGGCGTCGCCGCGGACCCCGCCACCAGCATCGGCTCCACGCTCGCCCCCGACTGCGCCCTGGCAGCGGCCCGGCGGGCCGGCCGCGCAGACACCGGCGGCATCCGGTACACGACCAGCCGACTCGACGCCGACTCCTGCTACCCGAGCGAACGTCTGGCCACCCTGGTCCGCGTCCCGGCATCCTCCGGGA comes from the Streptomyces sp. NBC_00820 genome and includes:
- a CDS encoding response regulator transcription factor, which codes for MADTFGPMRDANADDGVNGTGAEAESSRDEPIRVLVVDDHALFRRGLEIVLAAEEDIQVVGEAGDGAEAVDKAADLLPDIVLMDVRMPKRGGIEACTSIKEVAPSAKIIMLTISDEEADLYEAIKAGATGYLLKEISTDEVATAIRAVADGQSQISPSMASKLLTEFKSMIQRTDERRLVPAPRLTDRELEVLKLVATGMNNRDIAKELFISENTVKNHVRNILEKLQLHSRMEAVVYAMREKILEIR
- the hpf gene encoding ribosome hibernation-promoting factor, HPF/YfiA family, with translation MDIVVKGRKTEVPERFRKHVAEKLNLEKIQKLDGKVISLDVEVSKEPNPRQAGRCDRVEITLRSRGPVIRAEAAAGDPYAALDMAAEKLDARLRKQHDKRVVRRGSRRIPAAEVPDVVPGVATLRPNGVPVQETEPDGVPTKKIGSLEVQGEGPLIVREKTHVASAMSLDQALYEMELVGHDFYLFVDAETKEPSVVYRRHAYDYGVIHLSTDPMVAEVRQPAAGGMLGG
- a CDS encoding ComF family protein translates to MRGWWQDLTDLVLPAECGGCGAGRTVLCTRCRAALSGAVPRRVRPVPEPSGLPVVHAAAPYAKEVRAVLLAHKERGALALTGALGTALAGAVRAGLAAEDRGRREAVAEALGTGTGPVLLVPVPSARWAVRARGHDPVRRMALAAAGRLRRAGTPARVVAVLRQRRAVADQAGLGARQRLENLAGALEVVAGGARLLDRGRIVLVDDLITTGASLSEAARALRDAAGSRYAERDRRRTAVYEAVTREGRGEQWTGPRSERRKWVHGAPGKAVPQVAGEALHAAVIAAPRDSFEINRN
- a CDS encoding winged helix-turn-helix domain-containing protein, which translates into the protein MTTLPRPALDLTADDARRIALRAQGFLGAPDRRAGVRGVLRHLGAVQLDTISVLARSHELIPYARLGAVGRRSVESAYWQAPSADEPSARPHAFEYWSHAACILPVEEWPHFAFRRRAYRDRPHWNHQLPDGAYDQVVKQLRAEGPLTATQLGGAKRTSEWWDWSGTKVAVERALMYGEVVCVERRGWKRVYDLAERAIPEPLLHDELDDTECLRRLVRLAGEALGVGTRADIADYHRLKGEQVDAVIADSGLVPVEVEGWSKPAWADPVALATPPRGRHRTTLLSPFDSLIWDRARTERIFGFTHRLEAYVPKPKRVYGYFAMPVLAGGHLVGRVDPAREGHTLVAKQVTLDGAKAVPAVAQALVEAAAWVNCTDVRVERVDAPELREPLVLELTRAVAQDLGRAST
- the mtrA gene encoding two-component system response regulator MtrA, with the protein product MMSFMKGRVLVVDDDTALAEMLGIVLRGEGFEPSFVADGDKALAAFRESKPDLVLLDLMLPGRDGIEVCRLIRAESGVPIVMLTAKSDTVDVVVGLESGADDYIVKPFKPKELVARIRARLRRSEEPAPEQLTIGDLVIDVAGHSVKRDGQSIALTPLEFDLLVALARKPWQVFTREVLLEQVWGYRHAADTRLVNVHVQRLRSKVEKDPERPEIVVTVRGVGYKAGPS
- a CDS encoding LpqB family beta-propeller domain-containing protein: MGADREGGARHRPGRAVALAACGAVLLAGCASMPDSGDLRNVESTPRQDTGVRVFAMPPAEDASSDEILQGFLEALTSDDPQYDTARKYLTPDAARAWHPEDSTTVLADGPSSPPDLAQDGRELGDSRTYVLAGNRVAAVDERQAYEPDSGSYRFKVHLTKDAKSRQWRIDAPPEGVVMGKSDFQRNYTSVDKYYFSTHTRVGATGQSVAVADPVFVRSKVDPLTQMVRSLLKGPTSWLEPVVRSSFPTGTALQHGVSGLTPDDENRLTVPLNGKASRVAPARCEEMATQLMFTLRNLTPTLESVALRGPGGRRLCEQTEARAESVAWRASAESPDYLYFLDGKHRLVRRSTGSAATGSAAVPGALGEGTRQLQSVAVSRDERTVAGVALDGKSMYVTSLDAGAGFGDPVVTSQGLNPAEDRLTKPSWDARGDLWVADRDPRHQRLYVVEQGAGKPVEVTLPDLPGRIRDVRVAADGVRVALVVEKDGKQSLLIGRIERDDRTGDAPAVVRPRPAAPDMELVNAMSWAGDSRLVVVGREQGGVHQMRYVQVDGSTLDGLAPAALSGVKAIAASEDERVPLVAYSDDDGIVQLPSGAQWQKVDKDGTAPVYPG
- the mtrB gene encoding MtrAB system histidine kinase MtrB, with product MSEDSAASAPGRSGDLPGRPVGREAAGSRWGRLFAGGLLQGGVQGSPVVRLLMRWVRRPLLPLMRLWRRNIQLRVVATTLLMSLGVVLLLGFVVIGQVRNGLLDAKVRASQSQATGGFAVARQKADEATTGDGTAAGTATGDGTATDGQQSQNVIQWMSDLVDSLSSGGAGAFDVVTLPVGNDTGGGRSPRGSGYVSPTDSVPGGLRDRVNNSTTAAQSYSRIAYNNDKESQPALVIGKQLNDPNGHPYELYYLFPLTQEEKSLSLVKGTLATAGLFVVVLLGAIAWLVVRQVVTPVRMAAGIAERLSAGRLQERMKVTGEDDIARLGEAFNKMAQNLQMKIQQLEDLSRMQRRFVSDVSHELRTPLTTVRMAADVIHEAREDFDPVTARSAELLADQLDRFESLLADLLEISRFDAGAAALEAEPIDLREVVRRVVGGAEPLAERKGSHIRVIGDQQPVVAEADARRVERVLRNLVVNAVEHGDGKDVVVKLAAAGGAVAIAVRDYGVGLKPGEAGRVFSRFWRADPARARTTGGTGLGLSIALEDARLHGGWLQAWGEPGGGSQFRLTLPRTADEPLRGSPIPLEPKDSRRNRGLGDAGLPRGGEEKRATVPMQPGGGNVPVLPPRRDAVTPTADPAALPGTGGARVVPRPAGGGRRADDKPAGPVSDPHAGRPEPAGQENSTEPGEAFRGR